Genomic DNA from Carassius gibelio isolate Cgi1373 ecotype wild population from Czech Republic chromosome B14, carGib1.2-hapl.c, whole genome shotgun sequence:
GTTACTAGAATGTTCTGTCTCGGAATGAATTATTGGAATATAAATATGTGAAAGTGTGTAAATCAGAATAAAGGATTGATCATCTTAACTGAAGGTGAAGAGTCAGATCAGCATCAGCACATGTGAACCGAATTTTAGTAGAATtaattttgtgaaaatatataaaaatacttttctgTAATCCATTTTTTGGATTTCAATTCAtgctgaaattatattttttattattatttttgggattcttaaaaattgttatttattttgcagataCAAACGTTTTGGAGTTGATTATGGTAGATTTCAGTGTGtatctgagtttgtgtgtgttttgttcttcAGGTATGGATCGGTTCTGCTGGTTTGATCAGTCAGGTCCCTGTCACGCAGCTCCGGGAGACAAACTCAATCTGATGATGGTGCAGGATGCTATTAAATATGATCTGAAGATAATAAAGAGAATAAACAACAACACAGCAGATGGTTCAGTTTGTAGAGTAAGATATGGCAGGATGAGGATGAGTGAATGTGATCTTTATAATAACAGACCTGAAGTGACAGTCATTAATGGGACTGTGATAATAAACCGTGTGATCAGAGCAGATTCAGGGAATTACAGATTAACACTCTCTGGCTCAAACGGCACAGAAACATCTCGAGATCTTCAAGTGATTGTTGAAGGTACAGAAACTCTCTCATCAGACTCATTACAATCTCATGTTCTCCAAAGATCTCACTCTCATGCATATGACTTATAAAAACAAAGAAccaataaaagataaaaaaaaatacatcacagAAAAAGCTGCACATTTTCATACAAATTTCTGTCATCagaatattgatataaaaatatcaaacatatatatttttttaattatatttatttatattttcatttagataTAGATTTTTAATGGCTTCTATCATTTAGGTGTTTCTCCCACAGGTCATTCAGAGGTTCTGATCGGTTTGGGATGTCTTGCTGTAATTCTCCTCGTTCTGGTCATCATCGCATATTACGTTTACAAGAAGAAGAATCAGCTCAAACACACAAGTCAGTCTGAGTTCATGAACCTACAGTATTATATTATTGCCTTTATCACTTTATTCACTTATGTTTGTCCTTGTTGTAAATTAGATTGGAttaaagcatctgataaatgaatatatgtaaatataatatgaattaatCTGCTTCTGTTACTGATGGAATAATTCGCCCAAAACTGTCTTCATTTGTTCCACATCTTATTTTCCAAACCTGCATGTTGTTGATATTCCAtggagtaaataataacagaatttacatTAAAGCACTGAAAACTTCTTACAACTTAcatgtttatacagtatattattactatttgctTATACTATTAATAGTTGGTTTTAAGTGATCGATATcacagatagaaaaaaaaaaatcataattcagatgtaaacattttaatcttGCACTGATGTTAGTGAATCATATCAGAGATGAAAACGCTCTGCTATACAGTATTTAAGAAAATCAGCAGCTGTCAAGATTTTTTATCAAATtctattgaaaaaataataaaaactgcataAGAATTTTAGCCATTTAGGAGATCATGGTCTTTTTATAACCTCTTTAAACTTGATAACTTCAGCCGTAAGTCGGTCTGAAGTATGAGACAGAAGTGTGAGAAAAACTGGTAAACAAGCATCTGTGGTTTTCATTTAAACACGCAGAGCCCTGGTGCCGCCTCAAAcacagcaagaaaaaaataataataattaaacccAACGCATTTATGTGCTTTGCTATCGTAACACTTTGTCACCACCGCCCTGACACTTAAATGAAAACGTCATGATGTGTTTgtgagaatataaatatgaaaataaaataaatacatcaataaataaatagtataaattaatatgtatataaaataaatagaacatAGTAGTGTGcttataaagtataataaataaatatgaaataagttgctaaataaataaaacaaaataaaaataatttaagtaaataTGCATatagaataaatacataaataagtataattaaatatgcatgtaaattatatatttgtcaAACTTCCATATTGTTGAGAAACGAGGAATGAGGAGAACAGGAGAACACGCACAACAATAGTCTTTTAATCCAAAATATCCAGGAAGTAACACAGGAAACACAGGAAACTCAGTGGCTGATGTTCAATCAgcgacaaacacaaactgaaaggACTGAGGCTTTTAAACAGGATAACGGGGAAGAAAAGAACACACAGGGGAATCAAATTAACAATAAGGGGAACATAGGTGTATGCACTAGGTAACAGGGTCACGAAACACATGGGGAGCAAACCAGGACAAAAACAGTCCAGGGGCATGACAATATGTACataaatatgagtatatataaatgcatggaGTGAAAgtaaatgtgcttataaataacatacagtttaaataaagcataaaatacatacaaaaataaaagtaaaaaaaaaaacatgcaagaaaAGACAAACCtaactaaaaattcaatgcaataatTCACAATATGTTTTTCTCTATAAGAAATATTTACCGTAGTAAACCAGTTTAGCCCCAGTTCAGGCAGATTTTAAACCACGGTTGTAGATCAACACTGATTCTCACCTTTTGTAAATCTGTAATCACatgcaatgcttaatttactATCAAGATTAATGCAGCAGAAATCATCATGATTATAATATAGTTATAATCACATCTGTTGATGTCCTTCTTCTTTTTCTGCAGATGTGGAAAATGTCTCAGAAGACCCTCAGACTCAGGAGAAGAAGGAGCAAGAGATTCAATATGGAGAAGTGATATTCACCGACAGTAAGGTTCGACAGCAGCCGTGTAAAGCACAGGACGAGTGTTTGTACGCTCAGGTGCAGTCACAAACCACCGCAAGACCATCCGCGGTCAATGTATAGTTTCACTTCTTCACTGGCGTGAAGACACTACACGACAGCTTTTAGCTGCTTGTGATGAAATGCTCGGCTTGGTTCACTTTTTCTTTCCTGTGTGGCAACAGAAAAACACAGCATCTGATCCAGAACAGAAATATATGAAGATAAACTCTGATTGACTTTCCAATGAAGCCGCTGAAGGGAACCATGACTGCTGTGAAcaatttatgactttttatataattaatgacACACTGTGCAATGTTTGTTTCCTTGTGTTGCCTTCCTTCCAAGATAGCACacgtacgtctgcaagatgtctgttgaAGATcgcttgatctggaaagcatctacTGTGTACAAACGTCTGACAGatgtctttcagatgtcagttttacatacattctgaatcataaacatcttaaagacatctaataCACGTCTgcttgacatctgataggaaacgtccaatagacgtattgcagatgagacCTAACATTCTAAAGGCCCCTCGTTTTCGTTCTTCGTTTGGGGGGAATAAGTTT
This window encodes:
- the LOC127971504 gene encoding uncharacterized protein LOC127971504 isoform X1 — its product is MLIFGLMLLQTAACMDRFCWFDQSGPCHAAPGDKLNLMMVQDAIKYDLKIIKRINNNTADGSVCRVRYGRMRMSECDLYNNRPEVTVINGTVIINRVIRADSGNYRLTLSGSNGTETSRDLQVIVEGVSPTGHSEVLIGLGCLAVILLVLVIIAYYVYKKKNQLKHTNVENVSEDPQTQEKKEQEIQYGEVIFTDSKVRQQPCKAQDECLYAQVQSQTTARPSAVNV
- the LOC127971504 gene encoding uncharacterized protein LOC127971504 isoform X2, which gives rise to MLIFGLMLLQTAACMDRFCWFDQSGPCHAAPGDKLNLMMVQDAIKYDLKIIKRINNNTADGSVCRVRYGRMRMSECDLYNNRPEVTVINGTVIINRVIRADSGNYRLTLSGSNGTETSRDLQVIVEGHSEVLIGLGCLAVILLVLVIIAYYVYKKKNQLKHTNVENVSEDPQTQEKKEQEIQYGEVIFTDSKVRQQPCKAQDECLYAQVQSQTTARPSAVNV